CGCATGGATAATCTGACGATCGTGGTGCTGGATATGGCGCCCGGCTCGGTCGGCGCTTATTATCCGGAAGCGAATGTGATGGTGCCGCTTGATAGCCACGATACTGCCAGCGGCATTCCGGCGTATAAAAGCATTCCCATTGAGATGGAACCCTGCGCGGTGCCGGTAGAAACCTCCGGCGCACTGCGCTGATAAAAACCGAGCAATCGGTATTAAAGCCCCCGCAATGTCGGGGGCTTTAATATTTCAGGGGGGTATAAAAATATAAGCTTTCCAGGACTGGTGTAATAAATTGCTGATATTTAATGCGTACAGCCATAAATCACGGTTCGCGCCGGGATACTGGAATATATCGCACTCAGAAAAACAATTTATATCTGGCCATTAACCATATCAGTAACTTTTTCAGCTAAACATCAAACTGAGATAATCAGTTATCAGGATATTGTCTCTTTTCCTGACATATGGCATTGTTTGTCTATGCGTTTCTATCATAAGGATATGATATATGAGCTTCAGTCTGCCTGGCACCGATCTTTATTACCTGCCGCGCGACGATTTGGCGCCGGAAAGATACGAAGAAATAACCAGCCCTGTTTTTGCCTGGTCCCGAATTGGAGAAAAATATGTTTTTGATGACCGCCAGAGGCTGGATTTTAAGCTGATTAATATGCATGAGCGCGCCTTTAACGGTTACAACAACCAGCCGCCGCCGCACGGGCCACGGGAGCGGGAAAAGCTGAAAAGAATGCTCTTCAGCGGCGAGGTGGTGATGCTCGGCGGCAATTCTTTCTCAAAGGGAACGCTGTTCTATATTGATGAGCACGGCGCACTGATTTGCCGCGACCGGCTGGCGTTTAAGTTTGACGGGGCGCGGGATATTATCCGGGAATATAACCGGTCGGTTGCCCGCCGCGACTACAGCAAACGGGGCGGAAAACCGCGTCCCACGGCGTTACCTGCCCGCCAGGCGCAAATAAAACAGCCCGCGCCGCTGAGCGTCATCAACAGCAAAGCCGCCGGACGGCTGCTGGCGGCAGGCGGGATGTATAACGGCAACCCTGAAGGGTTCAGGCAGGTCGCGCAACAACTGGGAGGCGAGGCGCCCGCCGGTTATGACCAGATGATGTCGGACCAGGCCAAAGGCCTGCTGATTACGGGCGCTTCTGTTGCTGTCGGCCTTGGAATAGGTAGACTACATATAATAGATAATATAAAAAAATTACCAACTTATAACACTTCCCCATCTTTAGAATCTCCCTACCTGCAGGGGTTTATAACAAAGTCTGGAACGTTACTGAATGCTGAACATGCAGTAATAGACCCAAAAAAGCTCGCTAATTACGCATTAAACCCAGGCCACCCAATAGGGGGCAATAAGGCAAAAGTGTTTGAATCTGCATTGGGTTATAATTCATCTAATATGGATGACTTAATTTTCAAAGTTAAACAAGGCATACTCACTCATCCAGCGACACCAGGATTACATGATAACTTTGGCCAGAGAATGTCTGTAGATATGCAAATTATAGGTATCAATGGAAAAATAGAAGTTATCCGTACAGGCTGGATGTATGAGACGGAAGCTTTCGTCCCGCGTATGACAACCATTTATGTGAAATGACAAGGTAACAGATGAACTTATCACCTTTTGATATTATTTTCTTGAATGAAAACATGCCTGAATTAGGATTAGTTAAAGGTCAAAAAGGTGTAATTTTAGATGTATATAATTCACCTTCGCTAGCTTATGAAGTAGAGTTTTGCGATAAAGAGGGTAAAACGCTTTTATGCCTGGCTTTATCACCAGAACAGTTAAGACAGAATTAATTGAAACGCAACGGGTTATGTTGAAAGAAAGCCATCCGGATTTATAGTTAAAAGCGTAACGATAGCGATCCAAACCAGGCGCGGTAAAATCAACGCTATCTGGCGGTTCTGATGAACCGGAATATGGTTTACCATGTAACGAACATTACCACTCAGCAGTCAATGGATAACATTTTGGCCAACGAACGCGCGCAACCGACCTTCCTCTTTCATGATTATGAAACCTTTGGTAAAAGCCCGGCGCTGGATCGACCGGCGCAGTTTGCCGGCATCCGCACCGATATGGATTTCAATATTATCGGCGAACCGGAAGTGTTCTATTGCCAGCCCGCCGATGACTATCTACCGCAGCCGGAAGCGGTGATGATCACCGGTATTACGCCGCAGCTGGCACGGGCGCGCGGCGTTAAGGAAGCGGAATTCGCCCGGCGTATTCATGAGATTTTCACCGTCGAAAATACCTGCGTGGTGGGCTATAACAATGTGCGCTTTGATGATGAAGTCACACGTAATATCTTCTATCGCAACTTCTACGATCCCTACGCCTGGAGCTGGCAGAACGGCAATTCGCGCTGGGATCTGCTGGATGTGATGCGTGCCTGTTATGCGCTACGCCCGGATGGGATTGTCTGGCCGGAAAATGAAGATGGTCTGCCCAGCTTTAAGCTGGAACAGCTGACGCAGGCTAACGGCGTGGAGCATACCCAGGCGCATGATGCGATGTCGGATGTCTATGCCACCATCGCCATGGCGAAGCTGGTTAAAACCAAACAGCCGAAGCTGTTCGATTTTCTCTTCAGCCATCGTACCAAACAGAAAATCAATACGCTGATTGATATCCCACAGATGAAGCCGCTGATGCATATTTCCGGCATGTTCGGCGCACTGCGCGGTAATACCAGCTGGATTGCGCCGCTGGCCTGGCATCCGGAAAACCGTAATGCGCTGATTGTCTGCGACCTGGCTGGCGATATTACGCCGCTGCTGGCGCTGGACGCCGACGCCCTGCGCCAGCGCCTCTATACGCCGCGCCAGCAGCTGGGCGATGAGGCCGCTGTGCCAATTAAACTGGTGCATATCAATAAATGTCCGGTGCTGGCGCCAGCGAATACGCTGCGACCGGAAGATGCCGAGCGGCTTGGCATCGATCGCCAGCACTGCCTGAATAATCTGGCGCAGCTGCGTCAGCATGTGGAAATCCGTGAAAAAGTGGTGGCGTTGTATGCCGAAGCGGAGCCTTTTACCCCTTCGCAGGATGTGGACGCCCAGCTCTATAACGGCTTTTTCAGCGATGCCGATAAAGCGGCGATGAACATTATTCAGCAAACCACGCCCGCCAATCTGCCCGCGCTGGATCTGACGTTCAACGATGAGCGCATCGCCCAGCTACTGTTTCGCTATCGTGCGCGGAATTTTCCCGGCACGCTCGACGATAGCGAGCAGCAACGCTGGCTGCAGCATCGCCGTGAGGCCTTAAACAGCGAACGTATTGAATCCTTCCTGCTGGAGCTGGAATCGCTGGCTAACCTGCACGACGGCGACAATGAAAAATTAGCGCAGCTGAAGGCGCTGTATGACTACGCACGCGAACTGGTCTCATAAAAAAAGCCGTCCTGATGGACGGCTTTTTTCTCTGTTGCACTAAGGCATCAGAAGCGCAGCGAGGCGCCAATGTAAGGGCCATCAGCCAGCACGTTATCTTTACGGTCGCCTTTGTTGTTCAGCTCGGCGTATTTATAGCCAACGCGCACGTTCAGCAGCGAAATCGGCGTAAAGCTGATACCGCCGGAGGCTTCCTGATAGCTGTCGAGATGATCGGTAAACGCTTCCGGTGAGTAATAATATTCGCCATACAGGCCGATCATGTTGGTTACCGGCAGACTCACGCCAGCACCTACGGCGGCGGCAAAACCATCTTTACCATCTTCCGGATCGATCCACATGGCTTTGATGCCCGGCGTCAGGAAAACAGAGCCGATCTCTACGTTATAGCCCAGACGCAGACCGGAAACGTCGCCGTCATGGTCGCTACGCATCCAGTTGCCGGACAGGCTCAGGCCAGGGGAAGTGGTTCCCAGTCCAACGTTCAGGTTGGTGTAATGTTCACCCACATCAACGCTGCCTTCGATAGCCTGCGCTGCTCCCGTTGCCAACATCAGCGCAACACCGCTGCTTACCACTACTTTTTTAAACATTGCCAACTCCATTGATTCAGGCAGAAATTGCTGGCGCAGGGTAACCAGGCGCGCGGCGGGTTACAAGGCCTTTTGTCCGAACCGGAGTCTGCCGCCCCGGCGGGGCGAAGCCGTATACCGGTAAAAAGCCGCGCCGATAGCCTTTCGTCCATAAAAAAGGCCAGACGCTCGTCTGGCCTTCGCGCCCGGCCGCTAACGCTAGCGCGGGCGTTTTATCAACAATCGCTGAATCAGAGCGATTCTTCGCTATACTGCGGCACTGGATTACGGAAGCTGCGGGTAACCACGGCGAGATAAATAATCCCAACCGCGGCCCAGATCAGCCCCAGCACCATTGAGCTCTCTTCAAGGTTCACCCAAAGCGCGCCGACCGTCAGCGCGCCGCACAGCGGCAGCAGCAGATAGCTGATATTGTCTTTCAGCGTATAACGACGCTTTTCACGGATCCAGAACTGTGCAATGACCGACAGGTTAACGAAGGTAAAGGCCACCAGCGCACCGAAGTTAATCAGCGCCGTTGCCGTTACCAGGTCAAAGCGGATCGCCAGCAGCGCGATAGCGCCAACCAGCAGCACGTTCAGCGCCGGCGTACGCCATTTCGGATGTACGTAGCCGAAGAAACGCTCCGGGAACACGCCGTCACGTCCCATCACGTACATCAGACGGCTTACGCCCGCATGCGCCGCCATGCCGGAAGCCAGCACCGTGATACAGGAGAAAATCAAAATGCCGAACTGAAAGGTTTTACCCGCCACGTAGAGCATGATTTCCGGCTGCGAGGCGTCAGGATCCTTAAAGCGCGAAATATCCGGGAAATAGAGTTGTAAGAAGTAAGACACCACGATAAAGATGATGCCGCCCACCAGCGCCGTCAGGAAGATCGCTTTAGGGATCACGCGCTCTGCATCTTTGGTCTCTTCAGAAAGCGAACTGATGCCATCGAAGCCGAGGAACGAGAAACACAGAATGGTCGCTCCGGTGATCATCGGCACCACATGCGCATGTTCCGACCAGAACGGACGACTGCTCACCAGCGTGCCCGCGCCTTCACCGTGCGCCACGCCATAAATTACCATCGCCGTCAGCGCGATCATCACTGCAACCTGCAGCACCACGATCAGACTGTTGAAGTTGGCGACGGTTTTAATGCCGCGCAGGTTTGTCAGCGTCATAAAGCCGACCAGCAGCACCACAAAGATCCAGGACGGCAGATCCGGCACCAGCGCTTCAAAATAGATTTTCGCCAGCAGAATGTTGATCATCGGCATAAACAGATAATCAAGCAGCGATGACCAGCCAACCATAAAGCCAACGTGCGGGCTAATGGTTTTCTGCGCGTAAGTATAAGCGGAGCCCGCCGATGGGAAGCGGTGTACCAGCTTACCGTAGCTCAGCGCAGTAAACAGGATCGCAATCAATGCAAAGGCGTAAGCGGTGGCGACGTGACCGTCGGTCAGACCAGAAACGATCCCAAAGGTATCGAACAGCGTCATCGGCTGCATATAGGCCAGACCAATCATCACCACCGGTAATAAAGTCAGTGTTTTTTTCAGCTGTGCGCGCGGCTGCGCGGATTGGGTATTATGCGTCATGGTTTAGTCCCCCCATAGCGGCGGCCGAATTGGGGCAAACCACAGGGAAACTTCGCGCTATGCGAGAAAGAGTCTTCAGAGGCGTGAGGGAAGAAGCGTCGGTAAGGCGACCGATCGCGCCATAATCATCACGGAG
This Mixta hanseatica DNA region includes the following protein-coding sequences:
- a CDS encoding DUF6883 domain-containing protein, whose amino-acid sequence is MSFSLPGTDLYYLPRDDLAPERYEEITSPVFAWSRIGEKYVFDDRQRLDFKLINMHERAFNGYNNQPPPHGPREREKLKRMLFSGEVVMLGGNSFSKGTLFYIDEHGALICRDRLAFKFDGARDIIREYNRSVARRDYSKRGGKPRPTALPARQAQIKQPAPLSVINSKAAGRLLAAGGMYNGNPEGFRQVAQQLGGEAPAGYDQMMSDQAKGLLITGASVAVGLGIGRLHIIDNIKKLPTYNTSPSLESPYLQGFITKSGTLLNAEHAVIDPKKLANYALNPGHPIGGNKAKVFESALGYNSSNMDDLIFKVKQGILTHPATPGLHDNFGQRMSVDMQIIGINGKIEVIRTGWMYETEAFVPRMTTIYVK
- a CDS encoding DUF4926 domain-containing protein gives rise to the protein MNLSPFDIIFLNENMPELGLVKGQKGVILDVYNSPSLAYEVEFCDKEGKTLLCLALSPEQLRQN
- the sbcB gene encoding exodeoxyribonuclease I produces the protein MDNILANERAQPTFLFHDYETFGKSPALDRPAQFAGIRTDMDFNIIGEPEVFYCQPADDYLPQPEAVMITGITPQLARARGVKEAEFARRIHEIFTVENTCVVGYNNVRFDDEVTRNIFYRNFYDPYAWSWQNGNSRWDLLDVMRACYALRPDGIVWPENEDGLPSFKLEQLTQANGVEHTQAHDAMSDVYATIAMAKLVKTKQPKLFDFLFSHRTKQKINTLIDIPQMKPLMHISGMFGALRGNTSWIAPLAWHPENRNALIVCDLAGDITPLLALDADALRQRLYTPRQQLGDEAAVPIKLVHINKCPVLAPANTLRPEDAERLGIDRQHCLNNLAQLRQHVEIREKVVALYAEAEPFTPSQDVDAQLYNGFFSDADKAAMNIIQQTTPANLPALDLTFNDERIAQLLFRYRARNFPGTLDDSEQQRWLQHRREALNSERIESFLLELESLANLHDGDNEKLAQLKALYDYARELVS
- a CDS encoding YfaZ family outer membrane protein encodes the protein MFKKVVVSSGVALMLATGAAQAIEGSVDVGEHYTNLNVGLGTTSPGLSLSGNWMRSDHDGDVSGLRLGYNVEIGSVFLTPGIKAMWIDPEDGKDGFAAAVGAGVSLPVTNMIGLYGEYYYSPEAFTDHLDSYQEASGGISFTPISLLNVRVGYKYAELNNKGDRKDNVLADGPYIGASLRF
- a CDS encoding APC family permease, with product MTHNTQSAQPRAQLKKTLTLLPVVMIGLAYMQPMTLFDTFGIVSGLTDGHVATAYAFALIAILFTALSYGKLVHRFPSAGSAYTYAQKTISPHVGFMVGWSSLLDYLFMPMINILLAKIYFEALVPDLPSWIFVVLLVGFMTLTNLRGIKTVANFNSLIVVLQVAVMIALTAMVIYGVAHGEGAGTLVSSRPFWSEHAHVVPMITGATILCFSFLGFDGISSLSEETKDAERVIPKAIFLTALVGGIIFIVVSYFLQLYFPDISRFKDPDASQPEIMLYVAGKTFQFGILIFSCITVLASGMAAHAGVSRLMYVMGRDGVFPERFFGYVHPKWRTPALNVLLVGAIALLAIRFDLVTATALINFGALVAFTFVNLSVIAQFWIREKRRYTLKDNISYLLLPLCGALTVGALWVNLEESSMVLGLIWAAVGIIYLAVVTRSFRNPVPQYSEESL